Proteins encoded in a region of the Anguilla anguilla isolate fAngAng1 chromosome 10, fAngAng1.pri, whole genome shotgun sequence genome:
- the LOC118207109 gene encoding general transcription factor II-I repeat domain-containing protein 2B-like: protein MCKRADVQHAALTRVSTKNKPAILLHNSPLLNKLSVNTPFPKWHCQKKRKVDTECRVFKEKWTENYLFTEMNAKPVCLVCNQQVAVFKEFNIRRHYETHHKDKYDHLKGQIRKDEINKLVAGLKKQQSTFTRSRDIADGAVRASYIIANELVQASKPFSDGEFVKTCMLKAAEVVCPEKRPAFANISLTRNTVADRVTELSSDLTGQMKEKIKSFIAFSIAIDESTDVTDIAQLAIFVRGVDETLTITEELLELVPMNDTTTADDIFSALVGALDKVGADWSRAVSLATDGAPSMVGRKAGVATKFRDKVQTANGGQEFWAFHCILHQEALCCKTLQMDHVMSVVVKTVNFIRARGLNHRQFDTFLSDNVIHAGLPYHTDVRWLSRGAALKRFFELRGEIRQFMEKKGRPVKELKCKEWVQDLAFMVDITQHLNTLNTTLQGRNRVVTQYYDSISAFKMKLSLWETQLSNGDTAHFSCLTAVRPEAPDRPDNDLEKYKDNITDLLREFEQRFQVFSELENKFGFFRSPFTVKPSDMPADIQLELIDLQCDSAMKDKFGSVGLDTFYQYLVPGYPKLTAMAAKVLSMFGTTYLCEQVFSVMNNNKTKQRSRLTNKHLNDIVKCAATQDLTPNIDTLVKAKRSQVSGASSSK from the coding sequence ATGTGTAAAAGAGCTGACGTCCAGCATGCGGCATTGACACGAGTTAGTACTAAAAATAAACCGGCAATCTTGCTTCACAATTCACCACTACTAAACAAGTTATCGGTCAACACACCCTTCCCAAAATggcactgtcaaaaaaaaagaaaagtggacaCGGAGTGCAGAGTTTTCAAGGAAAAATGGACTgagaattatttattcacagaaatgaatgcaaaaCCAGTGTGCTTGGTATGTAATCAGCAAGTTGCAGTGTTCAAAGAGTTTAATATTCGGCGCCACTATGAGACTCATCATAAAGACAAGTATGACCACTTGAAAGGACAAATAAGGAAAGACGAGATAAACAAATTGGTGGCTGGTCTGAAGAAACAGCAGTCTACTTTTACGCGCAGCCGCGATATCGCTGATGGGGCTGTAAGAGCCAGCTACATTATTGCCAACGAGCTGGTGCAGGCATCCAAGCCATTTTCTGATGGGGAGTTTGTAAAAACATGCATGCTGAAGGCTGCAGAAGTCGTGTGCCCTGAAAAGCGACCTGCCTTTGCCAATATTAGTCTAACGAGGAACACTGTCGCAGATCGGGTGACAGAACTCTCAAGTGACTTGACAGgccaaatgaaagagaaaatcaaGTCATTTATCGCATTTTCAATTGCAATAGATGAGAGCACCGATGTCACAGATATTGCTCAACTGGCCATATTCGTTAGAGGTGTTGATGAAACTTTGACCATCACCGAGGAGCTGCTTGAATTGGTGCCCATGAATGACACCACAACAGCAGATGACATTTTCAGCGCTCTCGTTGGAGCGCTGGACAAGGTGGGAGCGGACTGGTCCCGTGCCGTGAGCCTGGCTACCGACGGTGCGCCATCAATGGTCGGGAGAAAGGCAGGCGTTGCCACAAAATTCCGTGACAAAGTACAGACCGCAAATGGAGGACAAGAGTTTTGggcatttcactgtattttgcaTCAGGAGGCGTTATGTtgcaaaacactgcaaatggACCATGTTATGAGTGTGGTTGTGAAAACTGTCAATTTCATCAGAGCGCGCGGTCTAAATCACCGTCAGTTTGACACATTTCTCAGTGATAATGTCATTCATGCTGGCCTACCATACCACACTGACGTGCGGTGGTTAAGCAGAGGTGCAGCACTCAAGCGCTTCTTTGAGCTACGAGGGGAAATTAGACAGTTCATGGAGAAGAAGGGACGCCCAGTAAAGGAACTTAAATGCAAGGAATGGGTGCAGGATCTTGCGTTTATGGTTGATATTACACAACACTTGAATACACTTAACACTACATTGCAGGGCCGTAACAGAGTTGTCACTCAATATTACGACAGCATAAGTGCGTTCAAGATGAAACTGTCACTGTGGGAGACGCAGCTATCCAACGGTGACACCGCGCATTTCTCTTGTCTCACAGCTGTGCGTCCGGAGGCACCGGACCGTCCCGATAatgatttggaaaaatataaagacaacaTAACAGATTTGCTGCGAGAGTTTGAGCAGAGGTTTCAGGTATTCAGTGAACTTGAGAACAAATTTGGCTTTTTTCGCTCGCCATTTACAGTGAAGCCTTCTGATATGCCAGCTGACATTCAACTCGAGCTTATTGACTTGCAGTGCGATTCCGCTATGAAGGATAAATTTGGGTCCGTGGGATTGGATACGTTTTATCAATATCTCGTGCCAGGTTACCCCAAATTAACAGCCATGGCTGCAAAGGTTCTATCCATGTTTGGGACTACTTATCTTTGTGAACAGGTGTTCTCCGtaatgaacaataataaaacaaagcagcgCTCAAGGttaacaaataaacacttgAATGACATTGTTAAATGTGCTGCTACTCAGGATTTGACACCTAATATCGATACACTTGTGAAGGCAAAAAGATCCCAAGTTTCAGGAGCCAGCAGCAGCAAGTAG